Proteins from one Rhinopithecus roxellana isolate Shanxi Qingling chromosome 20, ASM756505v1, whole genome shotgun sequence genomic window:
- the CTU2 gene encoding cytoplasmic tRNA 2-thiolation protein 2 isoform X1, with amino-acid sequence MCQVGEDYAEPAPGEPSPAPRPSREQKCVKCKEAQPVVMIRAGDAFCRDCFKAFYVHKFRAMLGKNRLIFPGEKVLLAWSGGPSSSSMVWQVLEGLSQDSAKRLRFVPGVIFVDEGAAFGKSLEERSKTLAEVKPILQATGLPWHVVALEEVFSLPPSVLRCSAQEPAGSEGAYKAAVDSFLQQQHVLGAGGGPGPTQGKEQPPQPRLDPQSLARPPAAAQTEALSQLFCSVRTLTAKEELLQTLRTHLILHMARAHGYSKVMTGDSCTRLAIKLMTNLALGRGAFLAWDTGFSDERHGDVVVVRPMRDHTLKEVAFYNRLFSVPSVFTPAVDTKAPEKASIHRLMEAFILRLQTQFPSTVSTVYRTSEKLVKAPRDGPAASDSSPCCLLCMCALDVDAADSATAFGAQTSSRLSQMQSPTPLTETRTPLGPCCSPGVGRVQGCGQGACRREDPQACIEEQLCYSCRVNMKDLPSLDLLPPYMLAEAQLRTQRAWVLQEIQDCLIEDSDDEAGQS; translated from the exons GGACTGTTTCAAGGCCTTCTACGTCCACAAGTTCAGAGCCATGCTGGGCAAGAACCGGCTCATCTTTCCAGGCGAGAAG GTCCTCTTGGCGTGGTCTGGGGGGCCTTCGTCCAGTTCCATGGTCTGGCAAGTCCTTGAG GGCctgagccaagattctgccaaAAGACTGCGCTTTGTGCCGGGGGTCATCTTTGTTGATG AGGGAGCAGCCTTTGGCAAGAGTCTAGAGGAGAGATCAAAGACCCTGGCCGAAGTGAAACCCATTCTGCAAGCAACTGGGTTACCATGGCATGTGGTGGCCTTagaggag GTGTTCAGCCTGCCCCCGTCGGTGCTTCGGTGTTCTGCCCAGGAGCCAGCGGGATCCGAGGGGGCCTACAAGGCGGCTGTGGACAGCTTCCTCCAGCAGCAGCATGTGCTGGGGGCCGGGGGTGGTCCTGGCCCGACTCAAGGGAAGGAACAGCCACCCCAACCCCGACTGGACCCCCAGAGCCTGGCAAGACCTCCTGCCGCTGCCCAGACCGAGGCTCTTTCCCAGCTGTTCTGCTCGGTGAGGACACTGACGGCCAAGGAGGAGCTTCTGCAGACACTGCG GACCCACCTGATCCTGCACATGGCCCGAGCCCACGGCTACTCTAAGGTCATGACTGGGGACAGCTGCACACGCCTGGCCATCAAGCTCATGACCAACCTGGCGCTGGGTCGAGGGGCCTTCCTGGCCTGGGACACG GGCTTCTCGGATGAGCGGCACGGGGACGTGGTGGTGGTGCGGCCCATGCGGGACCACACCCTGAAGGAGGTCGCTTTCTACAACCGCCTGTTCTCCGTCCCTTCTGTTTTCACACCAGCCGTCGACACCAAG GCCCCTGAAAAGGCCAGCATCCACCGGCTGATGGAGGCCTTCATCCTCAGGCTGCAGACCCAGTTCCCCTCCACTGTCAGCACTGTGTACAG GACAAGTGAGAAGCTGGTGAAGGCCCCTAGGGACGGCCCTGCTGCCAGCGACTCCAGCCCCTGCTGCCTCCTCTGCATGTGCGCCCTGGATGTTGATGCGGCTG ATAGTGCCACGGCTTTTGGGGCTCAGACCTCCTCACGTCTCTCCCAGATGCAGTCACCCACCCCCCTGACTGAGACCCGGACACCCCTGGGGCCCTGCTGTTCTCCAGGGGTGGGCCGGGTCCAGGGCTGTGGCCAGGGGGCCTGCAGGAG GGAGGACCCCCAAGCCTGCATCGAGGAGCAGCTGTGCTACAGCTGCCGCGTGAACATGAAGGACTTG CCCTCACTGGACCTCCTGCCGCCGTACATGCTGGCCGAGGCCCAGCTCCGCACACAGAG GGCCTGGGTCTTGCAGGAGATCCAGGACTGTCTGATTGAGGACAGTGACGATGAGGCAGGCCAGAGCTGA
- the CTU2 gene encoding cytoplasmic tRNA 2-thiolation protein 2 isoform X2 produces the protein MLGKNRLIFPGEKVLLAWSGGPSSSSMVWQVLEGLSQDSAKRLRFVPGVIFVDEGAAFGKSLEERSKTLAEVKPILQATGLPWHVVALEEVFSLPPSVLRCSAQEPAGSEGAYKAAVDSFLQQQHVLGAGGGPGPTQGKEQPPQPRLDPQSLARPPAAAQTEALSQLFCSVRTLTAKEELLQTLRTHLILHMARAHGYSKVMTGDSCTRLAIKLMTNLALGRGAFLAWDTGFSDERHGDVVVVRPMRDHTLKEVAFYNRLFSVPSVFTPAVDTKAPEKASIHRLMEAFILRLQTQFPSTVSTVYRTSEKLVKAPRDGPAASDSSPCCLLCMCALDVDAADSATAFGAQTSSRLSQMQSPTPLTETRTPLGPCCSPGVGRVQGCGQGACRREDPQACIEEQLCYSCRVNMKDLPSLDLLPPYMLAEAQLRTQRAWVLQEIQDCLIEDSDDEAGQS, from the exons ATGCTGGGCAAGAACCGGCTCATCTTTCCAGGCGAGAAG GTCCTCTTGGCGTGGTCTGGGGGGCCTTCGTCCAGTTCCATGGTCTGGCAAGTCCTTGAG GGCctgagccaagattctgccaaAAGACTGCGCTTTGTGCCGGGGGTCATCTTTGTTGATG AGGGAGCAGCCTTTGGCAAGAGTCTAGAGGAGAGATCAAAGACCCTGGCCGAAGTGAAACCCATTCTGCAAGCAACTGGGTTACCATGGCATGTGGTGGCCTTagaggag GTGTTCAGCCTGCCCCCGTCGGTGCTTCGGTGTTCTGCCCAGGAGCCAGCGGGATCCGAGGGGGCCTACAAGGCGGCTGTGGACAGCTTCCTCCAGCAGCAGCATGTGCTGGGGGCCGGGGGTGGTCCTGGCCCGACTCAAGGGAAGGAACAGCCACCCCAACCCCGACTGGACCCCCAGAGCCTGGCAAGACCTCCTGCCGCTGCCCAGACCGAGGCTCTTTCCCAGCTGTTCTGCTCGGTGAGGACACTGACGGCCAAGGAGGAGCTTCTGCAGACACTGCG GACCCACCTGATCCTGCACATGGCCCGAGCCCACGGCTACTCTAAGGTCATGACTGGGGACAGCTGCACACGCCTGGCCATCAAGCTCATGACCAACCTGGCGCTGGGTCGAGGGGCCTTCCTGGCCTGGGACACG GGCTTCTCGGATGAGCGGCACGGGGACGTGGTGGTGGTGCGGCCCATGCGGGACCACACCCTGAAGGAGGTCGCTTTCTACAACCGCCTGTTCTCCGTCCCTTCTGTTTTCACACCAGCCGTCGACACCAAG GCCCCTGAAAAGGCCAGCATCCACCGGCTGATGGAGGCCTTCATCCTCAGGCTGCAGACCCAGTTCCCCTCCACTGTCAGCACTGTGTACAG GACAAGTGAGAAGCTGGTGAAGGCCCCTAGGGACGGCCCTGCTGCCAGCGACTCCAGCCCCTGCTGCCTCCTCTGCATGTGCGCCCTGGATGTTGATGCGGCTG ATAGTGCCACGGCTTTTGGGGCTCAGACCTCCTCACGTCTCTCCCAGATGCAGTCACCCACCCCCCTGACTGAGACCCGGACACCCCTGGGGCCCTGCTGTTCTCCAGGGGTGGGCCGGGTCCAGGGCTGTGGCCAGGGGGCCTGCAGGAG GGAGGACCCCCAAGCCTGCATCGAGGAGCAGCTGTGCTACAGCTGCCGCGTGAACATGAAGGACTTG CCCTCACTGGACCTCCTGCCGCCGTACATGCTGGCCGAGGCCCAGCTCCGCACACAGAG GGCCTGGGTCTTGCAGGAGATCCAGGACTGTCTGATTGAGGACAGTGACGATGAGGCAGGCCAGAGCTGA
- the CTU2 gene encoding cytoplasmic tRNA 2-thiolation protein 2 isoform X3, translated as MPPTVQVLLAWSGGPSSSSMVWQVLEGLSQDSAKRLRFVPGVIFVDEGAAFGKSLEERSKTLAEVKPILQATGLPWHVVALEEVFSLPPSVLRCSAQEPAGSEGAYKAAVDSFLQQQHVLGAGGGPGPTQGKEQPPQPRLDPQSLARPPAAAQTEALSQLFCSVRTLTAKEELLQTLRTHLILHMARAHGYSKVMTGDSCTRLAIKLMTNLALGRGAFLAWDTGFSDERHGDVVVVRPMRDHTLKEVAFYNRLFSVPSVFTPAVDTKAPEKASIHRLMEAFILRLQTQFPSTVSTVYRTSEKLVKAPRDGPAASDSSPCCLLCMCALDVDAADSATAFGAQTSSRLSQMQSPTPLTETRTPLGPCCSPGVGRVQGCGQGACRREDPQACIEEQLCYSCRVNMKDLPSLDLLPPYMLAEAQLRTQRAWVLQEIQDCLIEDSDDEAGQS; from the exons ATGCCGCCCACCGTGCAG GTCCTCTTGGCGTGGTCTGGGGGGCCTTCGTCCAGTTCCATGGTCTGGCAAGTCCTTGAG GGCctgagccaagattctgccaaAAGACTGCGCTTTGTGCCGGGGGTCATCTTTGTTGATG AGGGAGCAGCCTTTGGCAAGAGTCTAGAGGAGAGATCAAAGACCCTGGCCGAAGTGAAACCCATTCTGCAAGCAACTGGGTTACCATGGCATGTGGTGGCCTTagaggag GTGTTCAGCCTGCCCCCGTCGGTGCTTCGGTGTTCTGCCCAGGAGCCAGCGGGATCCGAGGGGGCCTACAAGGCGGCTGTGGACAGCTTCCTCCAGCAGCAGCATGTGCTGGGGGCCGGGGGTGGTCCTGGCCCGACTCAAGGGAAGGAACAGCCACCCCAACCCCGACTGGACCCCCAGAGCCTGGCAAGACCTCCTGCCGCTGCCCAGACCGAGGCTCTTTCCCAGCTGTTCTGCTCGGTGAGGACACTGACGGCCAAGGAGGAGCTTCTGCAGACACTGCG GACCCACCTGATCCTGCACATGGCCCGAGCCCACGGCTACTCTAAGGTCATGACTGGGGACAGCTGCACACGCCTGGCCATCAAGCTCATGACCAACCTGGCGCTGGGTCGAGGGGCCTTCCTGGCCTGGGACACG GGCTTCTCGGATGAGCGGCACGGGGACGTGGTGGTGGTGCGGCCCATGCGGGACCACACCCTGAAGGAGGTCGCTTTCTACAACCGCCTGTTCTCCGTCCCTTCTGTTTTCACACCAGCCGTCGACACCAAG GCCCCTGAAAAGGCCAGCATCCACCGGCTGATGGAGGCCTTCATCCTCAGGCTGCAGACCCAGTTCCCCTCCACTGTCAGCACTGTGTACAG GACAAGTGAGAAGCTGGTGAAGGCCCCTAGGGACGGCCCTGCTGCCAGCGACTCCAGCCCCTGCTGCCTCCTCTGCATGTGCGCCCTGGATGTTGATGCGGCTG ATAGTGCCACGGCTTTTGGGGCTCAGACCTCCTCACGTCTCTCCCAGATGCAGTCACCCACCCCCCTGACTGAGACCCGGACACCCCTGGGGCCCTGCTGTTCTCCAGGGGTGGGCCGGGTCCAGGGCTGTGGCCAGGGGGCCTGCAGGAG GGAGGACCCCCAAGCCTGCATCGAGGAGCAGCTGTGCTACAGCTGCCGCGTGAACATGAAGGACTTG CCCTCACTGGACCTCCTGCCGCCGTACATGCTGGCCGAGGCCCAGCTCCGCACACAGAG GGCCTGGGTCTTGCAGGAGATCCAGGACTGTCTGATTGAGGACAGTGACGATGAGGCAGGCCAGAGCTGA